A window of Raineyella sp. W15-4 contains these coding sequences:
- the efeB gene encoding iron uptake transporter deferrochelatase/peroxidase subunit yields MTTEGVDGPQEPRTPPDRTPEMPEGTPVAPSGAAPGVSRRGMIAGALWGGLGGAILGGAGGGAAGWALATRDRPDTIDLGSSQPFYGQPHQGGIATAPQRYSMFTAFSMAESATTRDLQVLLARWSAAIAVLQRGDPVGTVQPDSPVQPPKDTGEAYGLSPANLTVTVGLGPGLFGDRYGLARFKPAEFAALPALNGDTLDPRLTGGDLSVQACADDPQVCYHAVRNLARIGRSTVTPSWTVLGFGRASAGPGQDTPRNLMGFKDGTRNVSTPEQYDQWVWIRGADQPWMEGGSYQVVRKIRMLLETWDTDRIGDQQSVFGRDKREGAPLSGQHEFDTPDFAASGTNGDPLIPATSHIALAAHENNDGTLILRRPYNYTDGLDAEGRLDAGLLFICYVNHPEHFVRLQNRLGASDRLNEYIRHIGSAVFAVPPAPAEGHYLAETLFG; encoded by the coding sequence TTGACCACCGAGGGCGTGGACGGACCACAGGAACCGCGCACCCCGCCCGACCGTACGCCGGAGATGCCGGAGGGGACGCCCGTCGCCCCCTCCGGCGCCGCGCCCGGGGTGTCGCGCCGGGGAATGATCGCGGGGGCGCTGTGGGGCGGTCTCGGCGGGGCGATCCTCGGCGGGGCCGGCGGTGGCGCGGCCGGGTGGGCGCTGGCCACCCGGGACCGGCCCGACACCATCGATCTCGGCAGCAGTCAGCCGTTCTACGGCCAGCCGCACCAAGGGGGTATCGCCACCGCGCCGCAGCGCTACAGCATGTTCACCGCCTTCTCGATGGCCGAATCGGCGACGACGCGGGACCTGCAGGTGCTGCTGGCCCGATGGTCGGCCGCGATCGCGGTGCTGCAGCGGGGTGATCCGGTCGGCACGGTGCAGCCCGACTCCCCGGTCCAGCCTCCCAAGGACACCGGCGAGGCGTACGGACTGAGTCCGGCGAATCTCACCGTCACGGTGGGACTCGGGCCCGGGCTCTTCGGGGATCGGTACGGGCTGGCGCGGTTCAAGCCGGCGGAGTTCGCCGCATTGCCCGCGCTCAACGGGGACACGCTCGACCCGCGGCTCACCGGTGGGGACCTGAGCGTGCAGGCCTGCGCCGACGACCCGCAGGTGTGCTATCACGCGGTGCGGAACCTGGCCCGAATCGGGCGCAGCACCGTCACCCCGTCCTGGACGGTGCTCGGCTTCGGCCGCGCCTCGGCCGGCCCGGGGCAGGACACACCGCGCAACCTGATGGGCTTCAAGGACGGCACCCGCAACGTCTCGACGCCGGAACAGTACGACCAGTGGGTGTGGATCCGCGGCGCGGACCAGCCGTGGATGGAGGGCGGCAGCTACCAGGTGGTACGGAAGATCCGGATGCTCCTGGAGACCTGGGACACCGACCGGATCGGCGACCAGCAGAGTGTCTTCGGGCGGGACAAGCGGGAGGGGGCACCCCTGTCGGGGCAGCACGAGTTCGACACCCCTGACTTCGCGGCCAGCGGTACGAACGGCGATCCGCTCATCCCGGCCACCTCACACATCGCGCTGGCGGCCCACGAGAACAACGACGGGACGCTGATCCTGCGCCGGCCGTACAACTACACCGACGGGCTGGACGCCGAGGGCCGACTCGATGCCGGGTTGTTGTTCATCTGCTACGTCAACCACCCCGAGCACTTCGTCCGGCTGCAGAACCGGCTGGGAGCATCCGACCGGCTCAACGAGTACATCCGGCACATCGGCTCGGCCGTCTTCGCAGTCCCGCCGGCGCCCGCCGAGGGCCACTACCTGGCCGAGACGCTGTTCGGTTGA